The proteins below come from a single Treponema phagedenis genomic window:
- a CDS encoding TetR/AcrR family transcriptional regulator translates to MNKPITKEKKARTRLNPEDRRKEILHAAMKVFIEKGYKNCSVADLVFASGLSAGGFYHYYKDKSEILYDLMKEGNKQRFDLMLTYMKKHPEVSGLELMAELTLDKLLDKNDLKKIYVIFLQELKTDKRLRDLYRKMISESKKDFAAFCKEHNLQVLSHLDGDIFIALINCIYLGIELLDLRALFVREREHIKKALLKFMGELEDKHNE, encoded by the coding sequence ATGAATAAACCAATTACAAAAGAAAAAAAGGCAAGAACAAGGTTAAACCCTGAAGACAGACGTAAGGAAATTTTGCATGCGGCGATGAAGGTTTTTATTGAAAAGGGTTATAAAAATTGCAGTGTTGCGGATTTGGTTTTTGCGTCTGGTTTGTCGGCGGGCGGATTTTATCATTATTACAAAGATAAATCCGAAATACTATACGACCTTATGAAAGAAGGTAACAAGCAGCGTTTTGACCTAATGTTGACGTATATGAAAAAGCATCCTGAAGTATCCGGTCTTGAGCTTATGGCGGAGTTAACGTTGGATAAGCTTTTGGATAAAAATGATTTAAAAAAAATCTATGTTATTTTTTTGCAAGAGCTAAAAACCGATAAGCGGCTGCGTGATTTATACCGCAAAATGATTAGCGAATCGAAAAAAGACTTTGCCGCCTTCTGCAAAGAACATAATTTGCAAGTCTTGAGTCATTTAGACGGTGATATATTTATTGCACTGATAAATTGTATTTATTTGGGAATTGAGCTTCTCGATCTTAGAGCATTGTTTGTTCGAGAGCGGGAACATATTAAAAAAGCTCTCCTTAAATTCATGGGAGAGCTGGAGGACAAACATAATGAATAA
- a CDS encoding exonuclease SbcCD subunit D: MKILHTADLHLGKSLHEFSLYEQQKKMLHDIRQILSKDDYAAFCIAGDVYDRSIPPADSVSLFSSFLTEIKADNPELSIYIIPGNHDSAQRLSFASELLKGQNIFIHQDPEKSDLPYHISHNGEEAAVFLLPFLNLGAFSYIAEDKTEKLMTSQSEMLTEASRRLKKTVPKNMPSILIAHLFTLAGKSSSSERVFVGLAEQVDPALFDFFSYAALGHLHKPQKITKRMYYSGAPLPYSFDEADDRKSVLSVDIDCKTEGFPVTVTEIPIAPLIPLRRLEGTFEEFHRGSKFAAYENDFLEIQLTDSLTVANPMGLLKTRYPRIMNIKQPQVFFQTDEKTNGSSLRGRKLSANDPQTLMQNFQAFQKEIESDASPEKKEVFTLLCKQIQEER; this comes from the coding sequence ATGAAAATTTTGCATACTGCGGACTTACATTTAGGGAAATCCTTGCATGAATTCTCTCTTTATGAGCAGCAAAAAAAAATGCTGCATGATATACGGCAAATCCTTTCAAAAGATGACTATGCCGCTTTTTGTATTGCGGGCGATGTGTACGACCGCTCCATTCCTCCCGCCGATTCGGTAAGTTTGTTCAGCTCTTTTTTAACCGAGATAAAGGCGGATAATCCGGAACTTTCTATTTATATTATTCCGGGCAATCACGATTCTGCGCAGCGGCTTTCTTTTGCAAGTGAGCTGCTGAAAGGGCAAAATATTTTTATTCACCAAGACCCCGAAAAATCCGATTTGCCCTATCATATTTCGCATAACGGAGAAGAAGCAGCTGTTTTTTTGCTTCCTTTTTTAAATTTGGGAGCATTTTCATATATTGCCGAAGACAAAACCGAAAAGCTTATGACTTCGCAATCGGAAATGCTTACCGAAGCGTCTCGGCGGCTAAAAAAAACGGTACCGAAAAATATGCCGTCTATTCTTATTGCCCACCTTTTTACGCTTGCGGGAAAATCTTCTTCAAGTGAGCGCGTTTTTGTCGGTTTGGCCGAACAGGTTGACCCCGCTCTTTTTGACTTTTTCTCTTATGCGGCACTCGGGCATTTGCATAAGCCGCAAAAAATAACGAAGCGAATGTATTACTCCGGCGCTCCGCTTCCGTACTCATTTGATGAAGCGGACGACCGCAAGTCGGTGTTATCCGTAGATATTGACTGCAAAACGGAAGGCTTTCCGGTAACCGTTACCGAAATTCCGATTGCGCCTCTTATCCCCCTGCGGCGGCTTGAGGGTACATTTGAAGAATTCCATCGGGGCAGCAAGTTTGCCGCATATGAAAATGATTTTCTTGAAATTCAGCTTACAGATTCTTTGACAGTGGCAAATCCAATGGGTTTGTTAAAAACCCGTTATCCGCGCATTATGAATATTAAGCAGCCGCAAGTCTTTTTTCAGACCGACGAAAAAACGAACGGCAGCTCATTGCGGGGGCGAAAATTGAGCGCAAATGACCCGCAAACACTTATGCAAAATTTCCAAGCTTTTCAAAAAGAGATTGAAAGCGATGCAAGTCCCGAAAAAAAAGAAGTGTTTACGCTTCTTTGCAAACAAATACAAGAGGAGCGGTAA
- a CDS encoding acyl-CoA thioester hydrolase/BAAT C-terminal domain-containing protein: MQEFTIEADGFSGVLFKAPKPFASSKVLIMLGRGGATEIRIIAEFFSKNGIDTLALAYRNAPGLPEHFIEIPTEFVLYAVKGLQKLGYRNIGIWGFEAGADLALLSASLYPQINSVIAVCPIRHIWYGEKGKRGRLRKRPVSTSCFSVDGAPLAYAGEGIKKKVFKLFLQRLFLRKLNLLPMYQEAMLAAPAEALIPIEKIKAPILFLSSTQDTIRPSKLCCDQMLKQLNEARFKYNCQHLYYSQVSHLLFPFHLAGLNLRKEQRLFKVERKFPKECNKSRVDAFNKTIEWLKNNKVG, encoded by the coding sequence ATGCAGGAATTTACCATAGAAGCCGACGGTTTTTCCGGCGTATTATTTAAGGCTCCAAAACCTTTTGCTTCCTCAAAAGTGCTTATCATGCTTGGAAGAGGCGGAGCGACGGAAATACGGATAATTGCCGAATTTTTTTCAAAAAACGGCATTGATACCCTTGCGCTTGCTTACCGAAATGCGCCGGGATTGCCCGAGCATTTTATCGAAATACCGACGGAATTTGTGTTATATGCCGTTAAAGGCTTGCAAAAACTGGGATATAGAAATATCGGAATTTGGGGGTTTGAAGCGGGTGCGGATCTTGCGCTTTTGTCAGCCTCTCTTTATCCGCAGATAAATTCGGTGATTGCTGTTTGCCCGATTCGGCATATTTGGTACGGCGAAAAGGGGAAGCGCGGCAGGCTGCGCAAGCGTCCGGTCAGCACTTCCTGTTTTAGTGTTGACGGTGCTCCGCTTGCCTATGCGGGGGAAGGCATAAAGAAAAAAGTATTCAAGCTTTTTTTGCAGCGTTTGTTTTTACGAAAGCTTAATCTGCTTCCAATGTACCAAGAGGCGATGCTTGCCGCTCCCGCCGAAGCTTTAATCCCAATAGAAAAAATCAAAGCTCCGATTCTTTTTTTGTCATCCACGCAGGATACCATACGCCCGAGCAAACTTTGTTGCGACCAAATGCTCAAGCAGCTGAATGAAGCGCGTTTCAAATATAACTGTCAACATTTATATTATTCACAGGTAAGTCATCTTTTATTCCCCTTCCATCTTGCAGGCTTAAATTTGCGAAAAGAGCAGCGGCTTTTTAAGGTTGAGCGCAAATTTCCGAAAGAATGCAATAAAAGTCGGGTTGACGCTTTTAATAAAACAATAGAGTGGCTCAAAAATAATAAGGTTGGCTAA
- a CDS encoding MATE family efflux transporter, producing MQTQMKKAYTAFGPIHFYKSALKIAVPVMIQLFVQTLVSLIDNFMVAGLGDIKMSGVNVVNQFLFLFITALTTLSIAGGIFMAQYSGAKNAEGMQQSYRFKILSMGLLSALLMAVSLLFPDQILGFLVSGNIQQHAIVAEGKSYLYIIVLTFIPMALSTAIASSLRETGDVKPPMYIVIVSTIVNTIGNYILIYGNFGAPRLEVQGAAYSTVIARIVELVLFIAYVNKANSVFYVRFIHLFNVKLSLFGDILKKSGWIFAADMSWGISETVATALYNSRGGAEVVAGMSAGWTIANLFFLIFPAVGTSIAVIVGGTLGKNKLEEAKQQARWLMNGSVIAGFFVGILEFCSVILTPIVFGQLSAESQAVTKNLIWIIALYMPLWTYQNSQYAISRAGGDALLGAWVDLTVNLTLFMPGMYVLTYFTNLSAPVMYGVVKISSGVKAILAGWQLKKERWVKNLTAIDRL from the coding sequence ATGCAAACACAAATGAAAAAAGCGTATACCGCTTTCGGCCCCATTCACTTTTATAAATCGGCATTAAAAATTGCCGTTCCGGTGATGATACAATTATTTGTACAAACCCTTGTATCTCTTATTGACAACTTCATGGTTGCCGGACTCGGCGATATAAAAATGAGCGGCGTAAATGTTGTCAATCAATTCCTTTTTTTATTTATCACCGCCTTAACCACCCTTTCTATCGCGGGCGGCATTTTCATGGCGCAGTATTCAGGGGCAAAAAATGCCGAAGGCATGCAGCAAAGCTACCGGTTTAAAATCCTTTCCATGGGACTGCTTTCAGCTTTACTAATGGCGGTTTCGCTTCTCTTCCCCGATCAAATACTTGGCTTTCTGGTTAGCGGCAACATACAACAGCACGCCATTGTAGCGGAAGGTAAAAGCTACCTTTATATTATCGTTCTCACCTTTATCCCGATGGCTCTGTCAACCGCCATCGCCTCATCCTTACGCGAAACGGGCGATGTAAAACCGCCGATGTACATTGTAATTGTCAGCACCATAGTCAACACCATCGGCAACTATATTTTAATCTACGGCAACTTCGGTGCGCCCCGGCTGGAAGTGCAGGGAGCCGCATACTCTACCGTCATTGCGCGAATTGTGGAATTAGTACTTTTTATCGCCTATGTAAACAAAGCAAATTCAGTCTTTTATGTACGCTTTATACACTTATTCAACGTTAAACTCTCTTTGTTTGGAGACATCCTTAAAAAATCCGGCTGGATATTTGCCGCCGATATGTCATGGGGCATAAGCGAAACCGTTGCAACAGCCCTATACAACAGCCGCGGCGGAGCGGAAGTTGTTGCGGGCATGTCCGCCGGCTGGACAATCGCCAACCTCTTCTTCCTCATTTTCCCCGCAGTCGGCACCTCAATCGCCGTTATCGTCGGCGGCACCTTAGGCAAAAACAAACTCGAAGAAGCAAAACAGCAGGCGCGCTGGTTAATGAACGGATCCGTCATTGCGGGATTCTTTGTCGGCATACTGGAATTCTGCTCGGTCATCCTAACCCCCATCGTATTCGGACAACTTTCTGCGGAATCGCAGGCGGTGACAAAAAATCTTATCTGGATAATTGCCCTTTACATGCCGCTTTGGACATACCAAAACTCGCAATATGCCATCTCCCGCGCCGGCGGAGACGCCCTTTTAGGCGCATGGGTTGACCTCACCGTCAACCTCACCCTCTTCATGCCGGGAATGTACGTGCTGACCTATTTTACCAACCTCTCAGCACCGGTTATGTACGGCGTAGTAAAAATATCAAGCGGGGTAAAAGCAATCCTTGCCGGCTGGCAGCTGAAAAAAGAACGATGGGTAAAAAACCTCACCGCAATTGACCGATTATAA
- a CDS encoding methyl-accepting chemotaxis protein codes for MKKEAKIVISFIALCLMVLISVGLYFKLLNPVGDLQSFSDSITDGHYRILSLQAEFYKTASINSKVQKENFTKKTNETFNSILPLMQNEIIGANAQSAYRKSLTAIHENLKRLISNYNFSESTLRDFEKLFSEEEKSFLSLQEEYTKTMQSKQKAVFVISGSLIITVWIAGLVLAWFLSEWVHAWLAERRKLILHLAPKHLSADQPEERHKTAAFSFTSPSITTNPQGDQKETDTARGYSRPFTQAAEDSAKLSDLRSKNAALEQKVADLEKRLQTAQSGSAVKTSGFTFGQSHLSGTGSAYADRQGGSAFSGISSAASSITGNTSENTYSAAIREEKKTTFTHGDSAAQGQKNDMGSASDGTSFAPLPAFDRASTLPKGEAEKGLGGLSAQTSAEKRQGGFSASETWGSERSSFSRDKSENRTDGFSYNSFEKEAENSKQQIVILQKTNEELKKSNAELQEAYEALQRKMDEECISGSGAVVRNIKSVLHTIQENAPKIQEDAQEAEVLKNTFTTGHSLFKITYERIQFITQSISKIHEMSELIEEIAEQTKMLSMNAAIEAAHAGDAGKGFAVVAEELGRLAMAALESSRDIGGTIKEVIKNINFMGAKSDELDKAFDLLRIQTEKMYNSVTGFSEKMADPYRDAENALKFFS; via the coding sequence ATGAAAAAAGAGGCGAAAATAGTTATTTCATTCATTGCGCTTTGCCTGATGGTTCTTATCTCTGTCGGCTTATATTTTAAGCTTCTGAATCCAGTTGGCGACTTGCAAAGTTTTTCCGATTCTATTACCGACGGACATTACCGAATTCTTTCGCTGCAAGCGGAGTTTTATAAAACCGCTTCAATAAATAGTAAAGTTCAAAAAGAAAATTTTACAAAAAAAACAAACGAGACCTTTAACTCCATTCTTCCGTTAATGCAAAATGAAATCATCGGTGCCAATGCTCAATCCGCATATCGAAAAAGCCTTACAGCCATACATGAAAATCTAAAACGCTTAATAAGTAATTACAATTTTTCAGAATCAACCTTGAGGGACTTCGAAAAGCTTTTTTCGGAAGAAGAAAAAAGCTTCCTTTCTTTGCAGGAAGAGTATACAAAAACAATGCAATCTAAACAAAAGGCTGTTTTTGTAATATCAGGCTCCCTTATCATCACCGTGTGGATTGCCGGCTTAGTGCTTGCGTGGTTCTTGTCCGAATGGGTACATGCGTGGCTTGCCGAGCGCCGCAAACTGATTTTACACCTTGCGCCAAAACATCTTAGTGCCGATCAGCCTGAGGAGCGTCATAAAACGGCAGCCTTTTCTTTCACCTCTCCGAGTATTACCACAAATCCTCAAGGCGATCAAAAAGAGACAGACACGGCACGAGGGTATTCACGGCCGTTTACGCAAGCTGCCGAAGATTCCGCAAAACTTTCCGATTTAAGATCAAAAAATGCGGCGCTTGAGCAAAAGGTAGCGGATTTGGAGAAGCGGCTACAAACCGCACAGAGCGGAAGCGCAGTAAAAACTTCCGGTTTTACCTTCGGGCAATCCCATTTGTCCGGAACCGGTTCTGCTTACGCCGACCGGCAAGGCGGCTCTGCTTTCAGTGGAATAAGCTCCGCCGCTTCATCGATAACGGGAAATACATCCGAAAACACTTATTCAGCAGCGATTCGGGAAGAGAAAAAAACAACCTTTACGCACGGGGATTCCGCGGCGCAAGGGCAAAAAAACGATATGGGCTCGGCATCGGACGGAACATCTTTTGCGCCGCTGCCTGCGTTTGACCGCGCAAGCACCTTGCCGAAGGGCGAAGCCGAAAAAGGCTTGGGAGGACTGTCTGCACAAACTTCGGCTGAAAAACGGCAGGGCGGATTTTCCGCATCCGAAACATGGGGCTCAGAGCGGTCTTCTTTTTCTCGGGATAAATCCGAAAATCGTACAGACGGTTTTTCTTATAACTCTTTTGAAAAAGAGGCGGAAAATTCCAAGCAGCAAATAGTGATTCTGCAAAAAACCAACGAGGAGCTGAAAAAATCCAACGCTGAACTTCAGGAAGCGTACGAGGCATTACAGCGAAAAATGGACGAGGAATGTATTTCAGGCTCCGGTGCGGTTGTACGGAATATAAAATCAGTTTTGCACACAATTCAGGAAAACGCTCCAAAAATACAGGAAGACGCGCAGGAAGCTGAGGTGCTGAAGAATACTTTTACAACGGGACATAGTTTGTTTAAGATTACCTATGAGCGCATTCAGTTTATTACGCAAAGCATTTCCAAAATCCATGAAATGTCAGAGTTAATAGAAGAAATTGCCGAGCAAACCAAAATGCTCAGTATGAATGCGGCGATAGAGGCAGCCCATGCAGGTGATGCGGGCAAAGGTTTTGCCGTTGTTGCTGAGGAACTGGGACGGCTTGCAATGGCAGCACTTGAAAGTTCGCGGGACATCGGCGGCACCATAAAAGAAGTGATAAAAAACATCAATTTTATGGGCGCAAAAAGCGATGAGCTGGACAAAGCCTTTGACCTGCTGCGCATACAAACCGAAAAAATGTATAATTCCGTTACCGGCTTTTCAGAGAAAATGGCGGATCCCTATCGAGATGCGGAAAATGCACTGAAATTTTTTAGCTAA
- a CDS encoding MATE family efflux transporter → MNNQTKVREQELILHGNVWGMMWSLSWPAIVAMVLFGMNVVVDGIFVGQYCGETALAGVTLVYPITQILQGFGSLIGVGAGSYLSILIGKKALKEQGTLIGNVNFLIIVFSIIITGLGLLSLNPLMKLLGASAEESVFALAYIRPLLYGSIFWIAGLAYNMIVRAEGKMATAAWMMGVGLLCNIICNYIFMAIFNLGVFGAALGTNIGMLLYTLAFLIYAARGKASFPTNAAKFYRESGAQKEILSLGFPSLLMTIMYVIQSLIIMKALNSYGTQGDVAFYGNVFRLFNLFLTPIYGLMRALQPAIGINYGAKNYDRVIKSYRVFSVAATLLMLPLWLVSFFFPEMMLGLMLPNKIFTPDEILSFRIFISVAPFLPIIFMAMTFWPAIEKPKPAGIFGIARQVLLYIPAMIILPKYFGISWIYKGSFLIDIFLCAVVALMINKEFKRLKSMKVQG, encoded by the coding sequence ATGAATAATCAAACAAAGGTCAGGGAGCAAGAATTAATCTTGCATGGCAATGTTTGGGGGATGATGTGGAGCCTATCATGGCCGGCTATTGTTGCCATGGTTCTTTTCGGAATGAATGTTGTAGTCGACGGCATCTTTGTCGGGCAGTATTGCGGCGAAACCGCACTTGCGGGCGTAACCTTGGTTTACCCCATCACGCAAATTCTGCAAGGCTTCGGCTCGCTGATTGGAGTCGGTGCGGGATCCTATCTTAGTATTCTGATTGGAAAGAAGGCGTTAAAAGAACAGGGGACGCTGATCGGAAATGTAAACTTTCTTATCATTGTTTTTTCAATCATTATCACGGGGCTCGGACTTTTATCTTTAAACCCGTTGATGAAATTACTTGGGGCCTCTGCGGAAGAAAGTGTTTTTGCGCTGGCATATATCCGCCCGCTATTGTACGGAAGCATATTTTGGATAGCTGGTCTTGCTTACAATATGATTGTCAGAGCCGAGGGCAAAATGGCAACAGCCGCATGGATGATGGGCGTGGGACTTCTATGCAATATAATTTGTAATTACATTTTTATGGCGATTTTTAACCTCGGAGTTTTCGGTGCTGCACTGGGAACAAACATCGGCATGCTGCTTTATACACTGGCCTTTTTAATATATGCCGCAAGAGGAAAGGCGAGCTTCCCAACCAACGCTGCAAAGTTTTACCGGGAAAGCGGTGCACAAAAAGAAATCCTTTCTTTAGGTTTTCCATCGCTTTTGATGACCATCATGTATGTTATTCAAAGCTTAATTATCATGAAGGCTCTTAACAGCTACGGTACGCAGGGCGATGTTGCGTTTTACGGTAATGTGTTCAGACTGTTCAACTTATTCTTAACACCCATTTACGGTTTAATGCGCGCCTTGCAGCCTGCCATCGGAATCAATTACGGCGCAAAGAATTACGATCGTGTTATCAAATCGTACAGAGTTTTTTCCGTAGCAGCAACACTCCTCATGCTGCCGCTTTGGCTCGTTTCATTTTTCTTTCCGGAAATGATGCTGGGGCTTATGCTGCCGAATAAAATTTTCACTCCCGATGAAATTTTAAGCTTTAGAATTTTCATATCCGTAGCGCCATTTTTGCCGATTATCTTTATGGCAATGACTTTTTGGCCTGCAATCGAAAAACCGAAACCGGCCGGCATATTTGGCATTGCAAGACAGGTGCTGCTCTACATTCCGGCGATGATAATTCTGCCAAAATACTTCGGCATTTCGTGGATATACAAAGGCTCATTTCTAATCGACATTTTCCTTTGTGCAGTTGTGGCGTTAATGATAAACAAAGAATTTAAGCGCTTAAAATCTATGAAAGTACAAGGCTAA
- the sbcC gene encoding exonuclease subunit SbcC, with product MRPKKLELQNIGPFVNTHSVDFSALGSIFLVCGKTGAGKTTLFDAIFYAFYGKPLGSRSDITKSLRSEYAGASDEAAVSFEFYLGENLYRIRRRIAYTPPNKKREIPEEVSLAQKAADGWKDISCTNKSETDAKIKALVKLTDKEFSRIVVLPQGEFSQFLKANSKEKKETLINLFPVETYTNLMERAKQQADEAKQNLRLVEKRLEALQAEFNHHTYESESKKLSDELDLLRNAQKENRKKIAEISSKITEEEALEEKLQKYAQAQNELEACKQQEQEILLTKQKIENARKAAPLVVRAKQLEELREETVQLNQEIETKTKLQQELEQFITELHNRREEIEEKKLLSIELKKTQGKLSDGIRIADELKAEKTEGQQLREGINKLQAEKLDMEKREAESLQTIETLQESIDAFTDRQENFNRLKDALELWRKLSELTKKKTTVQQYYAMQNGAAEKSLQELKTTEKDLEIALATQHDLIEEKKNAERREEAAHLAQHLIPGEPCPVCGSREHPQPAATALLDSFSFDDKIQAAERQVEKLQKDKEEQKDSYARCTASAQQYQTQLGELREELNLIASQNSDLNLSDFPDENVLKQKIAALSEEAEKAAALFKDSSKALQDKKKPEQALEQIRTALKETSQKIATAEARLSGIRSAYAAKNKQLQEILKTVPSIINTSDLENAHEECNALILKTDNAINGYTEDLQESEKKQSAIQSELQALRQNRIQKEKAKAEIEENLQAELEKAGFQSAQDLLSAGMSELDIQNLKNDIEVFTNKQIANEQLVNTLKAEIGERRGGNLPALTAQLEDLQKDGDTIQAQAENTASKLNTLKENQDKHKKLSEEFEEKRLQAAEMICLAEELNGSNKRKLQFDTWMLSSYLHEVTIYANKRLEKMSEGRYRLQVSEDSSGGKGYKGLDLAIADSYTGSLRPSASLSGGETFMASISLALGLADSIQAQSGGIRLDSMFIDEGFGSLDDASLDRAISILDEIREGDRMVGIISHVGELRTRIPQKIEIEKTNTGSQIVQN from the coding sequence ATGCGCCCGAAAAAACTGGAATTACAAAATATCGGCCCCTTTGTGAATACTCACTCGGTTGATTTTTCGGCACTCGGTTCTATTTTTTTGGTCTGCGGTAAAACGGGCGCCGGAAAAACCACTTTGTTTGACGCAATCTTTTATGCCTTTTACGGTAAGCCGCTTGGAAGCAGATCCGACATCACAAAAAGCTTGCGCAGCGAATATGCCGGTGCCTCCGATGAGGCTGCGGTTTCATTTGAATTTTACCTCGGCGAAAACCTCTATCGGATACGGCGGAGAATTGCGTACACGCCGCCCAATAAAAAAAGGGAAATCCCCGAAGAAGTGAGTTTGGCACAAAAGGCGGCGGACGGCTGGAAAGATATTTCCTGTACCAACAAAAGCGAAACCGATGCTAAAATCAAAGCCCTTGTCAAACTCACCGATAAAGAATTTTCGCGCATTGTGGTTTTGCCGCAGGGTGAATTTTCTCAATTTTTAAAAGCAAACTCAAAAGAAAAAAAAGAAACGCTGATAAATCTTTTTCCGGTGGAAACGTACACCAATTTAATGGAGCGTGCAAAACAGCAAGCGGACGAGGCAAAACAGAATTTGCGTCTTGTGGAAAAAAGGCTTGAAGCGCTGCAAGCTGAATTCAATCATCACACGTATGAAAGTGAATCAAAAAAACTTTCGGATGAGTTGGACTTGCTTCGGAACGCACAAAAAGAAAACAGAAAAAAAATCGCGGAAATTTCTTCAAAAATAACCGAAGAGGAAGCCCTTGAAGAAAAACTGCAAAAATATGCACAAGCCCAAAATGAGCTTGAGGCTTGTAAACAGCAGGAACAAGAAATTCTCCTGACAAAACAAAAAATTGAAAATGCGCGCAAAGCGGCTCCCTTGGTTGTCCGTGCAAAACAGCTTGAAGAACTGCGCGAAGAAACTGTTCAGCTTAACCAAGAGATAGAAACAAAAACAAAGCTGCAGCAGGAGTTGGAACAATTTATTACAGAGCTGCATAACCGGCGCGAAGAAATTGAAGAAAAAAAGCTGCTTTCGATTGAGTTAAAAAAAACGCAAGGAAAGCTTTCCGACGGAATACGAATTGCGGATGAACTTAAAGCCGAAAAAACGGAAGGACAGCAATTGCGGGAAGGCATCAATAAACTTCAAGCGGAAAAACTGGATATGGAAAAGCGGGAAGCAGAAAGTTTGCAAACCATTGAAACCTTGCAAGAATCAATAGACGCTTTTACCGATCGGCAGGAAAATTTTAATCGATTAAAAGATGCGCTTGAGCTTTGGCGCAAACTTTCCGAGCTGACAAAAAAGAAGACAACCGTGCAGCAATATTATGCCATGCAAAATGGAGCGGCGGAGAAAAGTTTGCAAGAATTAAAAACAACCGAAAAGGATTTGGAAATTGCCCTTGCAACACAGCACGATTTAATCGAAGAGAAAAAAAATGCCGAACGCCGGGAAGAAGCGGCTCATTTAGCACAACATCTTATTCCGGGTGAGCCCTGCCCCGTATGCGGTTCCCGAGAACATCCGCAGCCGGCGGCAACCGCATTGCTTGACTCTTTCAGTTTTGATGACAAAATCCAAGCTGCGGAACGGCAAGTTGAAAAATTACAGAAAGACAAGGAAGAACAAAAAGATTCGTATGCCCGTTGTACCGCAAGTGCACAGCAATATCAAACTCAATTAGGGGAACTCAGGGAAGAGCTCAATCTGATTGCAAGTCAAAACAGCGATTTAAATCTGAGTGATTTCCCCGATGAAAATGTGTTAAAGCAAAAGATTGCCGCTCTTTCAGAAGAGGCTGAAAAAGCCGCCGCCCTTTTTAAGGATTCGAGCAAGGCTTTGCAGGACAAGAAAAAGCCCGAGCAGGCGCTTGAGCAGATTAGAACCGCCTTAAAAGAAACAAGCCAAAAAATTGCAACGGCTGAAGCACGCTTAAGCGGTATTCGGAGCGCCTATGCAGCAAAAAACAAACAATTACAGGAAATCTTAAAAACCGTTCCAAGCATTATAAACACTTCCGATTTAGAAAACGCACACGAAGAATGTAATGCGCTTATTCTGAAAACGGATAATGCAATAAACGGCTATACGGAAGACCTGCAAGAATCCGAAAAAAAGCAGAGTGCTATTCAATCTGAATTACAGGCGCTTCGGCAAAACCGCATACAAAAGGAAAAAGCAAAGGCGGAAATTGAAGAGAACTTACAAGCGGAGCTGGAAAAGGCGGGCTTCCAATCAGCGCAGGACTTACTTTCCGCCGGCATGAGCGAGCTCGATATTCAAAACCTTAAAAACGATATTGAAGTATTTACAAATAAACAGATTGCAAATGAGCAATTGGTAAATACCCTTAAGGCGGAAATCGGCGAAAGACGCGGCGGAAATCTTCCCGCACTTACCGCACAGCTTGAAGACTTGCAAAAAGACGGCGACACCATTCAAGCGCAAGCGGAAAATACGGCATCAAAGCTCAACACCCTCAAGGAAAACCAAGACAAGCATAAAAAGCTATCAGAAGAGTTTGAAGAAAAAAGACTGCAAGCGGCGGAGATGATTTGTCTTGCCGAAGAGCTGAACGGGTCAAATAAACGCAAGCTGCAATTCGACACGTGGATGCTTTCTTCATACTTACACGAGGTAACAATTTATGCAAATAAGCGCCTTGAAAAAATGAGCGAGGGCAGATACCGCTTGCAGGTAAGTGAGGACAGTTCCGGCGGTAAAGGCTATAAAGGGCTTGACCTTGCAATCGCCGATTCTTACACCGGCAGTCTTCGCCCGTCGGCAAGTCTTTCAGGCGGTGAAACTTTCATGGCATCAATCAGTCTTGCACTTGGCTTAGCGGATTCCATACAGGCACAGTCGGGCGGCATTCGGCTTGATTCAATGTTTATCGATGAAGGATTCGGCAGCTTGGACGATGCAAGCCTTGACCGCGCAATCAGCATTTTGGACGAAATCCGCGAAGGCGACCGCATGGTCGGTATAATCTCCCACGTTGGAGAATTGCGCACCCGCATCCCGCAAAAAATTGAAATCGAAAAAACAAACACCGGTTCACAAATTGTGCAAAATTAA